The genomic stretch TTTGTTTCTTCAGGCTTTCAACCAAGAGGAACTAGGATTGGGTGTGCCTGGTTAGAGCAGGGCAGGAAACATTTGTCTAATAGGACTCAAGTGTAGATTTGATTTTTTGCCCAGATATTTCACATGCcctgtcacttttttttccctgtgggagAATAACCCAAGACATGGCTCCATTTCCTGTATAGAAAACACTTCTGGTAAATGCAAAATGAGTTAACCAGAAATGAGGGTGGTATAGAGAGCTGTTTGGGGGTAGAATAGAATGTAGTTTGGTTTTAAAGGATTTTGTTTTAGTTAGCTTTGCCCTTTGTTCCTTATGTATCctacccattccagctcttgttattgtttttgttttaaatctttaacATTGAAGGACTACTTAGCAGAAGTCTTTGGAATTGAAGATACAAGCTGTCCTTTCTCTCTACTGTGCTGATCCTACCAGTGAGTgaagtccacaacagccagagttatttttttccaaagtagACCTCCTGGGCCCAGTGGGCTAGCTAGCTAGCCTAGCAGCTGTAGTCCTCACCTTTAATGggccggaatcccatatgcattccagttctaattccggtagtcctgcttcccatccaactccctgcttgttgcctgggaaagcaatcaaggatgccccaaagccttcagaccctgcacccatgtgggagacccaagggaagttcctggttcttggcttcagattggctcagctctggctattgcagccattgggggattaaaccagcagatggaagatctttctgtatctttttctgtgtaaatctgctttcccaataaaaatagaaacattttttttttaaatgaccctGTTataggcccggcagcgtggcctagcggctaaagtcctcgccttgaacacaccaggatcccatatgggcactggttctaatcccggcagctccacttcccatccagctccctgcttgtggcctgggaaagcagttgaggacggcccaatgctttgggaccctgcacccacgtgggagacctggaagaggtccctggtttccggcttcggactggcgcagcaccagccgttgcggtctcttggggagtgaatcatcagacggaagatcttcctctctgtctctcctcctctctgtatatctgactttgtaataaaaataaataaatcttaagaaaaatgacCCTGTTAATGGGAAAAAACCATAagatcaaataatattttcaatttctataTTGAAGTAGAGAAAAGTCAAAGATCAAGAACTTGTGATGGAGGCAGGGGTAATTAAAGACAAGGATGATCTGAAGAAATTTAACATCTTAGGTGAAAGCGGCAGGAATAAAAGGTGATTCctagcttaaaaaaaatcctatcattctttttttctttaagatttgcgtatttttatcgaaaaggcagacttacagagagaatgatcttccatccattgatttattctcaaatggccacaacggctgaagctcaGCCAatgcaaacccaggagccaggagcctcctctgggtctccacatgcaTATGGGGTCTGAGGGattcaggtcatcctccactgctttcccagaccacaagtagagagctagaAGGGAGGCAGAACAGCCgtgacatgaagtggcacccatatggagtgtcaatttgcaggcagaagattagtcaATGGAGCCATTGCGCCAGCCCCAAGAATTCTAACATTAGTACAGAGGAGTTTtgagattttatattttacaaatttGTGAAAAATTACAGGGTGGACATTTGTCATGATAGTGGAGACCCAAGTTAGGACGTTCAGATCcagtactggagtgcctgggttccagtgggtactccattcccaatcccagcttcctcttgatgtgcactgtgggagacagcaggtgatggctcttgTTCttaggtccctggcacccacctggcagggacctggactgACTTCCTAGTAGCTAGCtattgcaagcatctggggactgaatcagtagatGCGAAAACTCTGTTTTTATCTCTGACTCCTTGCCTTTGCAATACATAAACTAAACaaatatgtaattaaaaaaatgattggagCTGTATTTGTTTGTATAGTTGCTGCTGTTATAAGTTCTATCTGGAGCCATCTCCCTCCACAAAACAACATGGGGCAGCTGTAGCACttgtccctgccactcctgtttCTTTGATCTTGAGGATAGAAGATGGGTGTGTTACTAAGTATATGCCTGAACAAAGGAGTCCTTCTCAACAACGAAGGAATggtaagaggagagagaagataaTAAGGCAGAAATGGATTATAATCACACTCAGGTTGGTGATGGTTTGATTCCTGATTACAGTAATCCTAGAAGTATTTTTTATCACAAGTTTAGAAAAAAACTCACAGTTGTAGGTTCTGTTACTTAGGTAAGGAATAGCACTATGCTATGCACTAGGGTAGCCAGTAGCTACTTGTAGATGTTGAGTAGTTACAATCTAATAAATATAACTAGGAGACTGAATTTTTACAATTATTTcatcttatttaattttattatattacCTAACCATATAAGAGTGAAGGTTACTTTTTGGACAAGGTAGTACTTTAGttggtgtttctttcttttcttttttttttctgtatcttagaatggggtggaggtggtggggaggtgaggaggaaggggaagaagagaggTTGGGGGGAGGCAGGTAGAAGTGAGAGACAGATCCTTTTGGAGGGCACCTTGATGCCATTCaagtgagcctgcaaggtgtggagGGCGGGgattgggaaggattgagggcaAGCCCCATGGGATTGGTgtctgagactgtcacaggtgattgcctaagaatgattggtaagcgGGTGGAGTTGGgaaaggggctgggagattgggggtgggattctcaggtgaaatgccgggTTACTTCTGATTGGTGGTGGATGACTGGACTGGCAAGAATTTTCTCAGctatgaggaagaggaaatggcaccgggtccagggtgggatattctaataactccttacattccttcCTTTTGTTATACATAAAGGAAAAGGGGCATTGTCTCTATGGTTTCTTCAAGCTGAGTTTACTAATGGCaatggttgcagcctggtgggaggaatgAGAGATGGAGGGACACTTCTAGACCTgtaaagaaactggttaatggtttgattaaaaaaaaaaaaatttacatctgAGTGGATGACACAGGAATGGAGCGAGGGGTTATTCAAAGTCCTTTTGAAAAGCTGGCttcagttctctttttctcttacccAGGCCTTCTTGTGCTTTGGTCAttgattcttcattactcctgaatgaTCAACGTAGACAAGGTAGcctcaccaggaaccagagaccctgactgcCTATCATCCTATCTGACTCCTCACATTTCCAAGCAGAGGAATGAACCCTAGCTGCAATTTTGGTTAGGTGGATCTGCACAAACAAGAGAGAAGGGGGCCCagagcggtggcctagcagcttaagtcctcaccttgaacacgctgggatcccatatgggtgcttctTCTAATCTcaattcccatctggctctctgcttgtgccctgggaaagcagttgaggatggcccaaagccttgggaccctgcacccacgtgggatacccagaagatctgggctcctggcttgggatcgacgcagcaccagctggtgctAGGTGAATTCATAGTTTGAGATAACCTTTTGAACATTAGATTAGGCTACATTCCTTCCAATAACAAAATATGTTTGCGAAGTTGGTTTTAGGAGATGCTCCTGATATGGAAACAGTAAGTAAGTGGTTGCAAAGTCAAGTCTCAAGGTTTGTTAAATTGTACAAAGCCAAGCAATACTTGCAATAAGTAAGTACTTGCAAAGCCATAAGTACTTGCAATTTTCTttagaatgaattaaaaaaaaaaattctagcttCCATGTGTTTCTTTCCCACATGATAAGTAAGCTTTTGGGAGCAAATGGCCTAAAAACAAGACTGTGAAGTATTTCTCTTGATCTAGAGGTGCTGTGAGACATTGTTGGGATACTAAGTGCAATGTGACCTGGGAACCTGGGCAGTCTGGACTGGAGTATTGAGAACAGATCAAAGCAGTCTTAGAGGAATAGAATGTGGAAATTTGGTGTGAGATGATCTCAAGGGAGATGATGGACATTTCTTGGGCCATTCATGGATTGGGCCACCAAGTATCTGTTCACAACACTGCAGAAGCATACTTGTTCATAAAACACCCATTAAGGAAAGTAAGATACGTAAAAATGATTTACTAATGACAGGTGTAGGACAGGGCCCCAGATAGTACTTGATGTCCCCTGGAGTGCCATCCTTGATAGACCATACCTAAAAATGTGGCCTGAGGAGGTCTGCtacacatagggaagggaagtggggagaaAGAAATTAGGAAAGGATGACTTGTGTGTAACAAGAAAGATGTTGTCGGTTCTGTTACACAAAGAGGCAACTACAGAGAGGGACAGCACACtctctactatttttttttttttttgtcaatagccaaagtttattagtggcatcatgCTTTTATAGAATGAGGGTCATGGGCCTGGCAGTgaaagtcctggccttgagcatgctgggatcccatatgggcaccagttctaatcccggctgccccccttctcatccagctccctgcttgtggcctgggaaagcagtcgaggatggcccaaagccttgggaccctgcacccacatgggagacctggaggaagttcctggctcctggctttggatcggcgcagctgctgccattgtgatcacctggggagtgaatcatcagacagaagatctttctgtttctcctcctctctgtatatctgactttccaatgaaaataattaaatccttaaaaaaaaatatgagttcCACATAGGATAAAGGAGGAGGTATGGAGAATCTTACATATTTCCCACAAGCCTGTCtacagaacccatcaattgtttctacACCCTTgtctgaaaatatttgttttgtatatccaatcCATTGTTGCCACTCATAAGATATTCgatcaattgttttcttttttttttttaatttttatttttattacaaagtcagatacactgagaggaggagagacagagaggaagtggagctgccgggattagaaccagcggccatatgggatcaaggcaaggaccttagccactaggccacgccgccaagcacGATCAATTGttttcatacaaatgatatcctatCAAGTGTCCTTCTACAAatctttattttgtaaattagGCCTGAGGAATGTGTTTATGGAGAATGTGACCTTGGAAGGTGTATCACCCTGGCCGAGGTGTGGTCTGGTAAACTCCTGTCTTTGCTTGTCATCTACATGTACATGTCTTTGGTAGAATGCTTGTTTGTTGGTCAGCCCtgagaaagttcacagaaataagtgcatggatttcaaattttcttacaccaaaataagcttatgtttcatgtttcccatatattgacgACTCCCCACAAACTGCTGGAGAGACACTGCAGTAGATTGAACCCAGCTTGTTTTCCTATTGTAGAAATATTGCATCCTTTTGTTTTGAAGCCACTTACTGCAGAGAGTCCACTAAAATGAATTGTTTAAATTTGTAATAATTTAGAAATAATCCTGTTCCAATCCTGCCTCTGTGTAAACGGAATCAGATTTGGGGTATTTAAAAATAACACCttaatagctggactttatacttggtatatgtttacaaggaaagaatcttgattgaatttgaactgtaatactgcatcaaggtcgaggaagccaccaggggggaggggcgtgggggggattcccagagcctatgaaactgtaacataatgcaaaataattaataataataataaataaaaaaaaaaccaacacctTCAGTAAGGAATCAAATACATGAGCCATTTTTTACTTATGACCCAATCGTTGAAAAGAATGCCTTCAAAGGTTCAAAACTGCATGGTCTCATTAGTGAAGTGAAACTTCAGTTTTAGACCACTCTCTTGTTAGTTTTGCTAAAATCATGGAATGTATAAAGACAGTAATAAAATTACTACGTGCCAGAATAATCCATTTGTTTGACATTGGTCTCAGTTCTTTACATTCCTTTTCCCCCCCGTACCAATGATGTTTCTGCTGTCGTCCCTGTCACTAACAGTTCTGGTGTATAGTTGATGTCCCATAAATATTTGTTCAAGGAAGGGGAGACACCAGCTTGGAGAACAGTGTGATTGGGCTATGAGTAAAATGGCAAGCAGCAACCTAGAGTTTCAGGAGAAAGAACAGGCGGACAGCTCCAATGacgaagctttgggccattgaTTTGTCATTTAACATGAGGTGGGTTAAATTTGTAAAActagggagaaaaataaaaataactgaatttttacTGATAATTTATGTAGTTGTGTTAGAAGCATTTTTCATCTTGGGGCAGGATTTTCTCTAGTTATCTGAATGGCATATATCCAgtccaaaggaaattaaaggaTCTTTCCCATCTTTCCGTGCTCTGGCATCTCATCCTTTCGTGTCTGGGATCCAGAAATTCTTGCCCTAGAACTTTTCTTCTCCCCATCCGGACTGGACGTGTATCTTCTCTCAATCTCCCACAAACTGCAAGTCTTCCCTTGTCCAGGAAGCCAGACACCCactcacttcatttttttttttcttatttatatgcTGAGTCTACGTACTGTTTCCCTACTCCCCAGTAACACCCTGCCTCCTGATCTGCCCTGACTGCCAAGGGAGGTTGAAAGGGAAGGTTTGTGACATAAAAAAGAGTAAGTATATGACCCACTTCATTGTATTCCGCCGTTGCGTTCGCTCTCCGCGGTTTGAAACTTGTTCTTTTCACGTGGCTTAGGGATTTACCTTAGAGAGCTGGGAGCCGGGTGGCAGGTTGAACCGCACATCTTGCGGCTTCCAGGCCTCCTTGCTGCAAAAGCCAGACCGCGAAGACAAAGTGGGTACAGGGATAAGATGCTGGATGCCACCCCATAACAACCGGAGCGGGTAGAGAGGGACCAGAGCTGGGAAAAAGGTTTGTGTCCCCATCTGGGGCGATTGAATCAGGTTCTGTCACCATGACGACAAGGGCCGGCCCGCGTGCTCCCCTGCCATTGGCTGCGCACTCCATGGACCGGAGATATAAGCCTGCGCTAGGGAACAGTGAACTAACTGTGCTGCCTAGAGCCAGCTACCTTCTCCTTCTCTCGTCGGAGCGGATCGCAGCTAGGCAAAGGCTCTTGGAGAGGACCACGCCGGACCATGGAGAACGGGTGAGCTGGGCACCAGGCCCAGGGAACCCCAGAGGACCCTGCGGAGGGGAAATGGCTGTCACCAAGCCTGGGAAACTTGGCTGGCTGGGCCCTGAGGGGGTCGGGAGAGGGCGCAAATGCCCTGGAGACGCAGAGAGGCCCGGCATGGAACCTAGGTGTCCTGGGCGAGGCGACAGAGCAGTGAGGCAGCCCGCGCTGGCAGGGGCGCGCGCGGGAATGGAGCTAGGGTGGCGCCACCGCGGCGGGAAGGGGACAGGTTGGTGTGGTGCGGGCTACTCGTAAAAGGGACCGTTGTGTGGGAGCTCGCGTGCCTGGATTAGGGTGCGAGTGGAGACAGAGGCATAGGACCTACTTCGAAGCAGGGCAGACGGCCCTCCAGCCCATGCTAAGAACTCAAAGCCACAAGGTGTTTGTGCCTGAAGCCCCAGTTCCCCGTTTAGAGAAAAGCGTGCCCGCCCTCTCTCACAGGTTGCTTCTGGTTGGTTTCCCTCCGAATTGGAGATCAGATCAGTCAGTGGGGAATCATGGCTCCCAGGGAAGACAGATATTATTCCTGAGCTGAGCGAGACCTTTCTCCATCCTCACCCTGTTCAGGGAAGCCACCCTCCCCATGTCTGTCCTGTGACTTCCAGTCAAACTCACCAGCATTAGGGATCACAGAACTTTTGGCTGCCCAGGGATCAGGGAATCCCTGGGGGACTGAGGGCCAGGAAGGAAACCCCTGAGTTGGGACTATCACACCAGGTGGCAGCTGCTCCAACATTTCCCTTTCCTTTGCACCTCTTGGAGATaccatttgattcatttttcaCCAGCCTCATTGCCTCTTTTTCATTTTGTGGCACTAGCTCTCACCATCACCCCCAGCTCTCCTCTTGCCCACCACCTCGTGAACTGGGGAGTAAGTCTGGcttcctctgctctgctctgctctcaaaGGGAAAGAATGTCTCTGTTGGCTTTGCCAGCTTTGTAGCCCTGCCAAACCTCAGTTCCACTGCAGGCAATCATTGGTGTTTCAGAGGGGAGTGAGAACTGGACTTGGGACTGTAAGAAGCAttctgagttactcttgctggCGAAGTAGAAGCAGCGGTTCTGGGTCAGTGTGCGCGGCCAGATCCTTTAAGGGCATGGAGCCTTggtgaagagaaggaaggagaaattgTCAGGTGTGCAAGACAGTGTCGCAGGGGCTGGATAGCAAGTTTTAAATTCGCTTGCAAACTGAGTCTGTCCAGTAATAGAAGGGCAAATAACATGGCCTTACTTTATACCGGAGGCAGATGAAAGCACAGATTATTCACTGAAAAAGACAACCTCAGCAAGAATCTAGATTGAGTtctgcttccctcccctctccacccAAATTCCCAAACATGACTTTGGGATCAGTTATGTGAGCCATTTTACAGAAACGGGAATTCTCTGGCCTCTCTCCAGCAGTGTTCCAGCCGCAAGGGTGGGCCTGTGTCTTTCACAAGCTTCTTCTGAGATTGCATGCTGTCAGGCTGGCTTAGCTTGTGGCGACCGCGTTGTGGCTTAGGTATACTTTTGTATGCCTTTATATGCACCCTTGCAAGTCTCATGACAGGGATGTTTGTGGGTCTGCCTATCCCAGAAAGAACCCAGGGAACCATGAACGACACCCAGACCTTCTAAGAGGTTGCTAGTGCTTTTCTCCTCAAAACATCGATCCTTTAGTATTTGAGGAAAGAGTTGGAGAGTGAGGCAACAAGAGAAAATTGGATTTCCTCCTGCCCCCAAGGtaactttaattccattttaaatgaGATGTAgacagaggccttccatctgctgattcacagctCAGATGGCTGCTGcacgtcaggctgggccaagcccaaaACAGTTAagagctccatgcaggtcttgcaccgggtacaggggcccaagtgcgaactgctgttccaggcatgttagcaggagactggattgaaagtggagcaactgggactcaaacccatacCCCCAGGTGAGATGCGggtgtcacaggcaacagcttaaacCCAGAGTCCCAGGCTGGCTCCAGGCCTGTCATTACATTTTGTATGTCCCTAGGGGATAGATAAAATCCTGAGCAAAATTGTCTTAGGTTTGTTGCTGCCCACAGTAAAGTCTTAATCCCACCTTTTAAAATGagatgtattgatttgaaaggcagagagcgaagagaagctcccatccactggccagatccaagccaggagtcaagaatccATCCTGGCCTTctgcataggtggcaggggctcaaggacctgggccatcttttcctctgctttcccagacgtgttagcaggaggctggagcagaggtggagcagccagaactagaccTTGACATttgaatgctggtgtcacaagcaagCGGTGGCTTAACAAGGGTGACAATGCTCTCCGTGGCACCAGCACCCGCCCTCTGGCTCTGCCACACTGGTCCCACTTTGAGTACTCTCCCTAAGCTTTTCAGACTCTGGTTGAACCTTTAACCTTGCTGACTGGATGAAGTCATTTCAGAAGGGAGATTAAACCTGCTATGGGTAACAGGACAGAGGCGGGGCTGTTGGTAGAGACATGGGCTTTATAAACTTAGCCTCTCCAGTGGGGGTAATTTCATGTCTGGGGTCCCCGGGCTGAATTCAGAAAGGGCTGGTGGAATGGGTGGGTGAGTATGCTGTGGCTTCTCCCTCGGAGCCAGTTTCTCTGTCCCCTGCTGTCTCGGTGTACCTGCCAGCCTGTTGGTCATTTGTTGGAcacctgtggctgggagcagcacTCACTTTCGTTTTCTCTTCTTGTTCTAGATTCACATATGAAGATTATCAGAACACTGCAGAATGGCTGCTGTCTCACACCACGCACCGCCCTCAAGTGGCCGTGATCTGTGGTTCTGGGCTAGGAGGTTTGACTGATAAATTAACGGAGGCCCAGGTCTTTAACTACAGTGAGATACCCAATTTTCCCCAAAGTACAGGTACGACCAGAGGAATGCTGGGGATGGCACTGAGGGAAATATGTAGATACATATGtctgcatgcatatatatgtatgtatgtatgtatatataagtataaatgaaattttatttttatgtgaaaggcagatacagagagaggagagatcccatctgttggttcactccctaaatgcctggcactccaaccagcactcacaGGATGCCCTGGCACCGCCCCCTGGGGCCGGGGCGGGGGATTTGTATTGATGGCATGCTGTGGAATCCAATCAAGGAGGTCAAAGCTTATTATCCTATGACCCAGTATTTGCTCAAGATAAatgtaagagaagaaaaatgtccACTCTCAACCAGGATGACTCGGGAGTGAAGCTTTTCCGGCAGAAATGTGGTAATAGGACAAGTATTTGTTAGTGCAACTAGGGTGGCATCATTCCATCTTTCCTAAGCTTTGTTGACTCAGAGCTCCTCCAGACCCCAGGATAAGCCACTTACCTACTTCCCAGCCACATGCCTCCTCCCCTACTGTCAGCACGTTCAGACGGTACTGTCGATAGTACTGTGAGGACAAGCAGTATTTGGACTCCGGGACAAAGTCACACCTTCCCTGGCTGGGTTAAGACACACCTTTGTGCCCAGCAGCAGATGAGAAGGTGGCATAGGGTGCTCTGCAGGCATAGCCACAGCTCGCTGCACGGGTGGAAAGGCCTGACTAGCTGACCCGTTGGAAAGGGAAAGCGGCAGATAGCCCCTTATCTACAGGGGAGCCCTGAGAGCTCGGGAAAGCACCCAATGGCCACACTCGGCCAGGTGAAACTGGCAAGGAAGGGCCAAGGGTACTTTATTTGGTTGACTTACTGATTTTGTCAATAACTTGCTTCCCTGGGCTTATTCACAAATGTTTAAGATTCCTATCTTCTGTCTCTGCAGAATTCATTCTTTGAACAAAGATTGTTAAACTCTTTGGACAAGATTGGAAGACTAGAATAGAGAGATGAGAATGGGGGTTGGAGAAGGAAATATTACAGTGACAAGGAAGGCTTTTTTTGTGAATTGTTTTAAGATAGTAGTGACATTGGCTGCATCTGCCACTTCCACTCCCAGTGAGCTGGGCACTGCATTGAGTGATAAgtgggctcccttgctgggttggggagCTGTATAGTAGAGTGAAGGAGAtaattttggtatttttaaagAGGTCTATCATTATCACAATCACTTTTCTCTgctctctttttgtttgtttgtttgttttacaatgtAGCTTTCTCACTCTTTTGCAACTTCTTTAGCaagcctttccttttcctttgtatGTTCACATGGATCAGTTTTACCTCTAATCGCAGGTTATGTTTGCATAATTATGACTAATGCCCGTCTACCACAGCAGACAAAACTTTCTGAAAGCAGAGATAGTATCTTTTGCTGAATTATGCCCTCCTCTGTTGAGCAGCAAGTggcccacagcaggtgctcaatggCTGCGTGTTGTATGAAAGCCTAAGCCTAATcattctccccacttcccccttTTTGGTATGCAGTGCCAGGTCATGCTGGTCAGCTGGTGTTTGGCTTCCTGAATGGCACATCGTGTGTGATGATGAAAGGCAGGTTCCATTTGTATGAAGGATACCCACTCTGGAAGGTAAGCCAGGAGCGAAAAGGAAGAGAAGTGTCTGTTGAGTTATATTGTATTCCTCGCTTCTTTGGGCCCTTCTACAGAGGCAGCATGGGAGAGTTCAGAACACCTTTTCTGATCTTGTGTTTCTAAGGTGACATTCCCTGTGAGGGTTTTCCGGCTTCTGGGTGTGGACACCTTGGTGGTCACCAATGCAGCTGGAGGTCTTAACCCCAAATTTGAGGTTGGAGACATCATGCTGATTCGCGATCACATCAACCTTCCTGGTTTCTGTGGACAGAACCCTCTCAAAGGACCCAATGAGGACAGGTGCGTGTCTCACTCCTTTGTTCCTAGATGTGCATGCTCCGTGGCATTTGTCTAAGGTTCCAGTGTCTGAGGTGGTCCAACCTGTGCCCTAGGTTTGGAGTTCGTTTCCCTGCCATGTCAGATGCTTATGACCGGACTATCAGGCAGAAGGCTCTGAGTACTTGGAAGCAAATGGGGGAGCAACGAGA from Ochotona princeps isolate mOchPri1 chromosome 6, mOchPri1.hap1, whole genome shotgun sequence encodes the following:
- the PNP gene encoding purine nucleoside phosphorylase; this translates as MENGFTYEDYQNTAEWLLSHTTHRPQVAVICGSGLGGLTDKLTEAQVFNYSEIPNFPQSTVPGHAGQLVFGFLNGTSCVMMKGRFHLYEGYPLWKVTFPVRVFRLLGVDTLVVTNAAGGLNPKFEVGDIMLIRDHINLPGFCGQNPLKGPNEDRFGVRFPAMSDAYDRTIRQKALSTWKQMGEQRELQEGTYVMVAGPSFETIAECHLLQKLGADAVGMSTVPEVIVARHCGLRVFGFSLITNKVIFDYEKLEKANHEEVLEAGKQAAQKLEQFVSILVSSLPLPGNVS